TAACAATAGTAAAAAAGATAAAAATTTTAATATTTTTTAGTTACTAGTTTAAAAACTAATTAATTATTACTAAATTAAAGATTTCTTATGTCAACAAATTATGATGTTGCAATTATAGGTGCAGGACCAGCGGGTGGGTTTTGCGCTAAAGAATTAGCGAAAAAAGGATTTAAAGTACTAATTATTGATAAATTAGCAGATCCCACAATTAATGCGTATTCAAGTGGTGGAGCACCAATAGAAATTTTATCAAATTTTGATCTGCCAGTATATCTAGTATCGAATTATCTAGACAAATTTACAATTAGCTCTTCTAAAAATACGAATACATGGACTTCAGAAGAAAATTACGGTGTTATTTTAGATTTTGCTAAATTGCGAGCTTATTTTAGTGAAACAGCAAAAGAATTAGGCGCAAGTGTCCATTGGCATACAGATTTTATTAGTTATTGTAAAAAAGATAACAAATATCAATTAACCCTAAAAAATCTAACAAGCCAAACGGTATTTTTAGTAACGACAACTATAATCATTGATGCTTCAGGAACCGATAGAAAGCTATTTGGAAAAAAGCAAACGTCTAATTTAATGCCAATGACAGGTATTGAATATTTTATCAAAGTAGATAACAAAATTCATAACAATTACGACAATAATCTCACATTTTTGATAGGGCAGAAATGGATGCCTCAAGGTTATGGATGGGTTTTTCCAGCAAGTGTTCCCTATTTAAAGGTTGGAGTCATTCGTTATTTTGCCAATCAATCTCTAGTTCCTCATGAACATTCTTACAAATACTATATTGAAAATATCATTACTCAAAAATTCAATCAGGCAGAAGTTACCTTAAGACATGGCAAAACAATTGATTATGCTATGCATCAAAATGACAAAAAGTGTGAGCATAATATTTTTGTCATAGGTGATGCCATATCATCTGTCAATCCTTTAGCTTGTGAAGGTATCAGGCACGCTTTAGCTACTGCGCAGATAGCTTGTAATGTTATCGCTAACAAAGGTGATAGTACAAAATATCAAATGCAATTAAAAAAATATTTCCGTTTCAATTGGCTTATAATGGAAAAAATAATGCAATACATTTACACTCGAAAAAATGATGACGATTTAGAAGATATTTTTTATGCTTTTAAAAAACTATCTTTAAAAGAAATCACTGATTTAGGTTTTAATTATAAGCTTTTGGCTTTAACCAAATTTTCTTGGGCTTTTTTCCTCAATAAAATAGCCAAGATCAAAAAATGAATATTATTATCTACACTTAACTAGTTTAAGTACAAGGAAGATTATGAGAAAACTATTAATTACAGGCTTACTAATGACATCATGTTTTACTTCAACTTTTGCAATCGATATGAATAAAAAAATAGAATATAGTTTGCCAACCGATACAAAATGGAAAGAAACCCATAGATCTGAAAACGAACAAATCACAATTATACAGTACGCACCTGAAAATGATTCTAAAGATAATCTACATGAAGTTGTAACTCTAATGCATTTATCAGGCGTTCCTATCCCTTTAAAAGATTATTTTGATTTATTTGTACAAGAACTTTCGAAAAGTGGGCCTAAAAATGGATTTCAACATAAGATTTTAGACCAAAACGAAAATTCTTTAACTGGAGAATGGTGGATTAAAAATGGTTCTAAAGAAGATCAACACGAATGGATTAAATTATTCAAAGATGGTAATGATTTAGCTATTATTCGCTACACTACAAAAAAGACCGATAGCAAATCATTAGAAAACGGCAAAAAAATAATTAGTGAAGCTAAATTGACAAAAAATTAACCTAAAGGAGGCTTTATGAAAGCTATGGTTTTAAAAAAAGTAAAGTCTCCTCTTGTTTTAGAGCAAGTACCCAATCCAATCCCATCTAATGATGAAGTGCTGATTAGAATCCAAGCATGCGCAATCTGTCGCACGGATTTACATATTTTTGATGGTGAATTGCCAAATCCAAAAATCCCTTTAATATTGGGTCATCAAATAGTGGGAACTGTTATAGGATTGGGGAAAAATGTGACAAAATTTCAAATAGGTGAACGAGTTGGAGTTCCTTGGCTTGGTTATACTTGCGGCACTTGCCAATATTGCAAAAAGAATCAAGAAAATATTTGTGAAAACCCCATTTATACAGGGTATACTAAAGATGGTGGATTGGCAGAGTTTTGCACAGCCCATGCAGAGTTTTGTTTAAAACTTCCCTCACAATATGACAGTGAAAATTTAGCACCTCTTTTATGTGGAGGGTTAATAGGTTATAGAGCCCTTAGGTTTACTACTGGAGAAAACATAGGTTTTTATGGTTTTGGATCTTCAGCACATATTCTCTTGCAAGTAGCCAAAAAAGCCCACAAAAATATATTTGTATTTACTAAACCAAACGACACTCAAGCACAAAATTTAAGTATTCAACTAGGAGCAATGTGGGCCGGATCCTCAGATCAAACACCTCCTAAACAACTAGACTCAGCCATTATTTTTGCACCTGTTGGTGAACTTATCCCCAAAGCTTTAAAAGATATTATAAAAGGTGGTTCAGTGGTTTGTGCTGGCATTCATATGTCGTTAATACCAAGTTTTTCTTACGATCTTTTATGGGGTGAAAGAATAGTGCGTTCAGTTACAAACCTTACTAGGCAAGATGGGAAAGAATTTATGTCACTTGCTAAAAAAATCGATATGCAAACCAAAATTAATGTCTATTCTTTAGAAAAGGCTAATCAAGCTTTATCTGATTTAAAAAATGGGAATATTACTGGCTCAGTCGTAATAAAAATTAGCTAAACAATTTCCCCTTTTATTTTTTTTGCCTTTAAATCCGACTTGTACCTAACATCCTTGATGCGACTTTAAGAAACAACTATATCTAAAGATATACCTTTCTGCTTCATCTTTTCTACTTGCCAAATTCGGCTAAATTCAAGCGATCTAAAGAGCTCTAAGTCGAGTTTTAATAGACAATTCGTGCTTGAAATGGCTATTAAAAGCAAAACTAAAAGCTATGTAGAGGCTTAAGTTCTGGATTTAATACTAGTAATTAGTCTTGCTAAATCAGCCCCTATTTTTTCTACTTCTTTTTGTTGCTTATTATTTTTTAGTGTACCATCTTCATTAAATGCTTCATGAGCTTGAGAAATACATTTTTGTTGTGGCAAAAGCAAAACATTAATATTTCCAAGAATCGATCTTAAATGAACTAAACCCCTAATACCTCCTAACTGGCCAGGTGAAGCACTTAACAGTGCTGCAACTTTTCCAACAAAACAGCTTAAAGGCGGTTCATCTTTGGTTTCCTGCCTTGAAGTCCAGTCTATAAAATTCTTTAAAACCCCTGATATGGAACTATTATACTCTGGTGATGAGATTAAAAAACCATCATGTTCTAACATTATTTTTTTTAGTTTCTTGGCATTTTCTGGTAATCCTTGGCTATCCTCTTCATCTTGGTTTAAAATGGGCATGGGAAAATCTTTTAAATCGATAAAGGTAACTTTAGCTCCTGCGGCTTCGGCTCCTTTAATAGCAACTTTGACAAGTTTTTTGTTATAAGATCCCTCTCTTAAACTTCCTGCAAAGGCTAAGATTTTTGGCTGTTCATTCATATCCCATTCCACTTTTAAACGTTTTAGCTAAAGTTATGACAAAATTAAAGGTTAAGAGAAGTTTATTTTACTTTTTCTAAAAATGTTTTATAACAAACATAATAAAATACTACAAATTATTTGAAGAGGTTGTATGAAAAAGAAAGCTACTATCGGCATTGATCTGGGAGGCACTAAAATTGCTTTTGGACTCATAACATCCGACGGAGAAATATTAGAAAAAAAAATTATTCCTACAGAATCATCAAAAGGCGTCGACTACATAAAACAAAATATAGTCACCAATGTAAATGAATTATTAAAAGAAAAAAACATATCCATTTCTGGAATCGGAATCGGAGTTGCTGGACAAGTAGATTTAAACGGGCAAATAATCTTTTTACCCAATCTAAATTGGAAAAACATTCCTCTAAAAAGAGATCTCGAAGAAAGTTTACATTTACCAGTTGCTATTACAAACGATGTAAGGGCCGCTGCTTGGGGAGAATGGTTGTTTGGAGGAGGAAAAGGTTCCCATAATATGGTATTAATATTTGTAGGAACAGGAATTGGTTCAGGTATTGTTATTGATGGTAAAATGATTAATGGGGCAACGAATACATTTGGTGAAATTGGCCATATGACTATTGAGATTGAAGGGAGTTTATGCACCTGTGGTAATACAGGATGCTGGGAAACACTTGCAAGCGGTTGGGGAATTGCTGCTAAAACAAAAAGAGAAGTAGAAAAAAATCCAAAAGATGCAAAAAAACTTTTAGAAAGAGTGCAAAATAAAATTGATCATATCACGACCAAAAAAATTATAGAACTTGCAAAAGATGGCGATCCATATTGTCAAAAAATTGTGAAAGAGATGGCTCATGCTTTAGGGGTCGGAATGGTAAACATTGTAAATACGTTTAATCCAGAAAAAGTGATTTTGGGAGGCGGAATAATTGCTGGTCGCCCAGAATTTATAAGTGAAATTAAAGACTTAGTAAGACATAGAGCCCTTCCCTTATCGGCTTCTAAAGTAGAATTTATTCGCGCAAAAATAGAAGAAGACGCGGGAATGGTAGGCGCAGCGGCTTATGCCCTACAATTATTTAATAAAAAGGCCCATGAGCCCCCGGTTATTCTTTAAGAGATTAAAGGGGATTATTATTTTAATTAATGAATTTTCAATATTAAAAAATTATGATTTGAATGAATATTATTTTAAAAACCTATATTCTCATGGATAAATTAATTAAAAATTAATATTTATTAATTATAATGAGAGGGTAATAAAACCAAATATTCATATGAGTAAAGTTAATAATACACCTATTAATCCAAGTTTTGAAAATAGACTATTAGAACTTGATAAAAAAATCAGTACAGCTGAGAGAAAATTATCTAGAGGTAGTGCTATACCGGGAGTAAATATTACTACAGGTATTAGTAAAACTTTAATGGGAGTAGTTCAATTAATAACGGCTCTTGCTTTAACTATTCTTTTAGCTCCAGTTGCGGTATTCTTTAAATCAAACAGTACAAACCCAATTAAACTTTTACACTCACATGCAATTTCTCATATTACTCATGGCTCGGGTAATGTATTATCAGGTTTACTAGAATCAGTAATAGTCGTCAGTACGATCCTTTATTTTGTAAGGGATAAAAAAAGTCAATCAAACATTTCTAAAGAAAATACATTAGCTTCTCTACTTCACCCATTAACTAATGATTCTAAAGAAATTAAAGAGAAAAAAGAATTATTATCGAAAGAGCTTCTGACACAAGAGAAAAAGTTTTTAAAATATAGTTCTATTATTAAATACATTGAGCAAGAAGTAGAAGCACTCATTGCTCCTACACGCACTACCCTTTCCACCTCCTCATCGATGTTTTTGTCTAATAACCACGCGCGCCCTCGATCAGTAAGCGTAGATTCAGGGGATGATAAAAAAACTGGTACTACTGATACCCTATCTAAAAGTGAATCTATAATTATTGAAGATCCTAAAAAGAAAGTTAATCATTAATAATTCTTTCCTTCAAAAAAATAATTAAATAATTGATTTTTTGCATAAATTAAGATAAATTATTTCTTTATTTATGGAGTTTGTTTATGGCGAAGTTAATTTTTGAACATAATGGAGAAGAGGTAGAATTACCTGATGGTTCTCCTATTGCAGA
This DNA window, taken from Candidatus Rubidus massiliensis, encodes the following:
- a CDS encoding putative oxidoreductase, which translates into the protein MSTNYDVAIIGAGPAGGFCAKELAKKGFKVLIIDKLADPTINAYSSGGAPIEILSNFDLPVYLVSNYLDKFTISSSKNTNTWTSEENYGVILDFAKLRAYFSETAKELGASVHWHTDFISYCKKDNKYQLTLKNLTSQTVFLVTTTIIIDASGTDRKLFGKKQTSNLMPMTGIEYFIKVDNKIHNNYDNNLTFLIGQKWMPQGYGWVFPASVPYLKVGVIRYFANQSLVPHEHSYKYYIENIITQKFNQAEVTLRHGKTIDYAMHQNDKKCEHNIFVIGDAISSVNPLACEGIRHALATAQIACNVIANKGDSTKYQMQLKKYFRFNWLIMEKIMQYIYTRKNDDDLEDIFYAFKKLSLKEITDLGFNYKLLALTKFSWAFFLNKIAKIKK
- the adhT gene encoding Alcohol dehydrogenase translates to MKAMVLKKVKSPLVLEQVPNPIPSNDEVLIRIQACAICRTDLHIFDGELPNPKIPLILGHQIVGTVIGLGKNVTKFQIGERVGVPWLGYTCGTCQYCKKNQENICENPIYTGYTKDGGLAEFCTAHAEFCLKLPSQYDSENLAPLLCGGLIGYRALRFTTGENIGFYGFGSSAHILLQVAKKAHKNIFVFTKPNDTQAQNLSIQLGAMWAGSSDQTPPKQLDSAIIFAPVGELIPKALKDIIKGGSVVCAGIHMSLIPSFSYDLLWGERIVRSVTNLTRQDGKEFMSLAKKIDMQTKINVYSLEKANQALSDLKNGNITGSVVIKIS
- the azr_2 gene encoding FMN-dependent NADPH-azoreductase → MNEQPKILAFAGSLREGSYNKKLVKVAIKGAEAAGAKVTFIDLKDFPMPILNQDEEDSQGLPENAKKLKKIMLEHDGFLISSPEYNSSISGVLKNFIDWTSRQETKDEPPLSCFVGKVAALLSASPGQLGGIRGLVHLRSILGNINVLLLPQQKCISQAHEAFNEDGTLKNNKQQKEVEKIGADLARLITSIKSRT
- the glkA gene encoding Glucokinase, producing the protein MKKKATIGIDLGGTKIAFGLITSDGEILEKKIIPTESSKGVDYIKQNIVTNVNELLKEKNISISGIGIGVAGQVDLNGQIIFLPNLNWKNIPLKRDLEESLHLPVAITNDVRAAAWGEWLFGGGKGSHNMVLIFVGTGIGSGIVIDGKMINGATNTFGEIGHMTIEIEGSLCTCGNTGCWETLASGWGIAAKTKREVEKNPKDAKKLLERVQNKIDHITTKKIIELAKDGDPYCQKIVKEMAHALGVGMVNIVNTFNPEKVILGGGIIAGRPEFISEIKDLVRHRALPLSASKVEFIRAKIEEDAGMVGAAAYALQLFNKKAHEPPVIL